A single region of the Panulirus ornatus isolate Po-2019 chromosome 17, ASM3632096v1, whole genome shotgun sequence genome encodes:
- the LOC139754627 gene encoding peritrophin-48-like: protein MAAEDGCDTLSCEGLEAGDQIPDPYNCNSYYVCLSNCHVTDVPLDCDEGLIFDSVSKECKEPNEANCTLCPPKCASFSCGGNGTYLAANPENCTHYQICGLGSEPISVECPSGEYFDGVACQPDPNKCCDICIVFCEFAFTEVADPTDCHRFYYCPSGQYYPEEEDLKTCPAGKVFSSKLGMCAESEPCVQPCAGSRRKTKPPKPSFTTCDKNAAPPAF, encoded by the coding sequence ATGGCTGCTGAAGACGGCTGCGACACTCTTAGCTGTGAAGGTTTAGAGGCTGGCGATCAGATTCCTGATCCTTACAACTGTAACAGTTATTACGTGTGTCTCTCAAACTGCCACGTAACTGATGTACCCCTGGACTGTGATGAAGGCTTGATATTTGATAGTGTTAGTAAAGAATGCAAGGAACCTAACGAAGCTAATTGCACCTTGTGCCCCCCTAAATGTGCCTCTTTTTCATGCGGAGGGAACGGCACTTATTTAGCAGCTAATCCTGAAAACTGCACTCACTACCAAATATGTGGATTAGGCTCAGAACCAATTTCTGTGGAGTGTCCCAGTGGTGAATATTTTGATGGGGTAGCATGCCAGCCCGACCCAAACAAGTGTTGTGACATATGCATCGTCTTCTGTGAGTTTGCGTTCACTGAGGTCGCAGACCCAACTGATTGCCACAGGTTTTATTATTGTCCGAGTGGTCAATATTATCCCGAAGAGGAGGACTTGAAAACTTGTCCAGCCGGAAAAGTTTTTTCTAGCAAACTTGGAATGTGCGCCGAGTCGGAGCCGTGTGTGCAGCCATGCGCAGGTTCTCGCAGGAAAACCAAACCACCCAAGCCAAGCTTTACTACCTGTGATAAGAATGCAGCACCTCCAGCATTTTGA